A single window of Oceanidesulfovibrio indonesiensis DNA harbors:
- a CDS encoding metal ABC transporter ATP-binding protein: MADRRMPPAIEVAHLTVSYGVQTVLFDVTVTIERGMLVGVIGPNGGGKSTFIKSILGFVKRDIGSVSILGKPADKAKGLVAYVPQRGAVDWDFPITVGQVAMMGRYGRIPWWRDPGKEDRRIVDEALEMVRMAEYRDRQIGQLSGGQQQRVFMARALAQGSEVLLLDEPFAGVDAATEHAILDVLRTAKEAGKTLVVVHHDLATAAEYFDRLALIKKRLYAYGPPRAVLREDLMAQVYEGRLQVFSRMGESSNMEPPVREESP; this comes from the coding sequence ATGGCGGATAGGCGCATGCCACCGGCCATCGAGGTCGCCCATCTCACTGTGAGTTACGGGGTGCAGACCGTACTTTTCGATGTGACCGTGACCATCGAGCGCGGTATGCTTGTTGGCGTCATCGGTCCCAACGGCGGCGGCAAGTCCACGTTCATCAAGTCCATCCTCGGCTTCGTCAAGCGGGACATCGGCAGCGTTTCCATACTTGGGAAACCGGCGGACAAGGCCAAGGGCCTGGTGGCGTATGTGCCGCAACGCGGCGCCGTGGATTGGGATTTTCCCATCACCGTGGGGCAGGTGGCCATGATGGGTCGCTATGGCAGGATTCCCTGGTGGCGCGATCCCGGCAAGGAAGACAGGCGCATAGTGGACGAAGCCCTGGAGATGGTGCGCATGGCGGAGTACCGGGACCGGCAGATCGGCCAACTCTCCGGCGGCCAGCAGCAACGCGTGTTCATGGCGCGCGCCCTGGCCCAGGGGTCGGAGGTACTGCTTCTGGACGAGCCTTTCGCCGGGGTGGACGCCGCCACGGAGCACGCCATACTCGATGTGCTCCGCACCGCCAAGGAAGCGGGCAAGACACTTGTGGTCGTGCATCATGATCTTGCCACAGCCGCCGAGTACTTCGACCGTCTTGCGCTCATCAAGAAACGGCTCTACGCCTATGGACCGCCCAGGGCCGTGCTGCGAGAGGACCTCATGGCGCAGGTGTACGAGGGCCGGCTCCAGGTGTTCTCGCGTATGGGGGAGTCCAGCAATATGGAGCCTCCGGTTCGGGAGGAAAGTCCATGA
- a CDS encoding metal ABC transporter permease: protein MILDFVVAPLGEAYFQKALLGGILVAVVSGVVGSLVVLRRMAFLGDALAHAMIAGVAGGYLGMKLLFGLEAHAPGMLVGSLIAAVLTVFLIGFVSRVSRVKEDASIGIMYTGVFAAGVVLVSVFREHIHIDLMHFIMGDVLAVGDADLYVAAFTCGLVLTIILLFYRSFQILSFDPVMAAAIGVPVVLLDYVLTISVSLVVVSAVSMVGVILVVGLLITPAATAYLLADRLERMMALAAVFGVSSVVGGLYLCVLLDASGGGAVMLFCTLQFLVVLVVAPRYGLLARWRRQHAAPPQLIEDILALAARRDGAMGVEDIRANVDRPRLVTRALKTMQRQKAAVLDNGTMVLTEPGMARAMEVLRAHRLWETYLEHVGTPPDELHTRAHELEHMNDPSTMADLDDLLEHPEIDPHGEPIPVDPLVTGGALVPASLLREGLSGTVESVAEPATKAGVVAGEHVSMGPRLSTEDGHARWNLCTDDGTSHVLDHEQADAVIIRVEALHGAVCET from the coding sequence ATGATCCTGGACTTCGTCGTCGCTCCTCTGGGTGAGGCATACTTCCAGAAAGCGCTGCTTGGCGGCATTCTCGTGGCTGTGGTCTCCGGCGTGGTCGGTTCGCTGGTGGTGCTGCGGCGCATGGCGTTTCTGGGCGACGCCCTGGCCCACGCCATGATTGCCGGCGTGGCCGGCGGCTATCTGGGCATGAAGCTCCTTTTCGGGCTGGAGGCGCACGCTCCCGGCATGCTCGTGGGCTCGCTCATCGCCGCCGTGCTCACTGTGTTTCTCATCGGCTTCGTCTCGCGGGTGAGCCGGGTCAAGGAGGACGCCTCCATCGGCATCATGTACACAGGCGTTTTCGCGGCCGGCGTGGTGCTCGTCTCGGTCTTCCGGGAGCACATCCATATCGACCTCATGCACTTCATCATGGGCGACGTGCTCGCCGTGGGCGATGCAGACCTGTACGTGGCGGCGTTCACCTGCGGCCTCGTGCTCACCATCATCCTGTTGTTCTACCGCAGCTTCCAGATTCTCAGCTTCGATCCCGTCATGGCCGCGGCCATAGGCGTGCCCGTGGTGCTGCTGGACTACGTGCTCACCATCAGCGTCTCTCTCGTCGTGGTCAGCGCGGTGAGCATGGTGGGTGTGATCCTCGTGGTGGGACTGCTCATCACTCCGGCCGCCACCGCCTACCTGCTTGCCGACAGACTGGAGCGCATGATGGCGCTGGCCGCCGTGTTCGGCGTGTCCAGCGTGGTGGGCGGGCTGTACCTCTGCGTTCTACTCGATGCCTCGGGCGGCGGCGCGGTCATGCTGTTCTGCACGCTGCAATTTCTCGTGGTTCTGGTCGTGGCGCCGAGGTATGGTCTGTTGGCGCGCTGGAGGCGTCAGCACGCGGCCCCGCCGCAGCTTATCGAGGACATACTCGCTCTGGCAGCACGCCGCGACGGCGCCATGGGGGTGGAGGATATCCGCGCGAACGTGGACAGGCCGCGTCTCGTAACTCGCGCCCTCAAGACCATGCAGCGGCAGAAGGCCGCAGTTCTGGACAACGGAACCATGGTGCTCACGGAGCCGGGCATGGCCAGGGCCATGGAGGTGCTGCGCGCGCACCGGCTCTGGGAAACGTATCTGGAGCATGTGGGCACCCCGCCGGACGAACTGCACACGCGCGCCCACGAGCTGGAGCACATGAACGACCCCTCGACCATGGCGGACCTGGACGATCTGCTTGAGCATCCTGAGATCGATCCGCACGGGGAACCCATACCGGTGGATCCACTGGTGACGGGCGGGGCGCTGGTGCCGGCGTCGCTGCTGCGCGAGGGTCTGAGCGGCACCGTGGAGAGCGTTGCCGAACCGGCCACGAAAGCCGGCGTTGTGGCCGGCGAGCATGTGAGCATGGGGCCGCGTCTGTCCACGGAGGACGGCCACGCCCGCTGGAACCTGTGCACGGACGACGGAACGAGCCATGTGCTGGATCACGAGCAGGCCGACGCAGTGATCATTCGCGTGGAGGCACTGCACGGCGCTGTCTGCGAGACTTAG
- a CDS encoding sigma 54-interacting transcriptional regulator produces MSIPARYQHILDSVSYAVVTMDLNCRVTYLNERAKVFLKGRGRDHYRVGIEAEAILPLAAPQARKAMQTEEFQRGDGRIVDRGDELFFEITPLMADGVMAGAVVSLQRPERFEELATKLDSHRRLVKQLQTIFDASSDGIWVCDGDGTVISINRASEQINGIRAESVIGRNVDTIVHSGMVDRSVTLEVLRCKEQVSIMQHIKRTDKELLVTGTPAFDEKGAINLVVVNERDVTDLNRLKSNLENMTRAKEKAQDELTGFMMLELEQAGIVAESKAMRKLLTTAVKLAQLDASGILLLGESGTGKSLAAKFIHKNSPRRDKPFLSINCAALPESLFEAELFGHEKGAFTGAAERGKIGLIGLAGEGTLFLDEVGELPLAVQAKLLKCLDEKEYLPVGGRTYKKMQCSIIAATNRDLELMVQKRRFREDLFYRLNTFALSIPPLRERVEDIFELASHYIKVYNEKYGQSKRITTRTLDIFQAYAFPGNVRELVNIIKKGVALHDGEVLDDFFEDALHPPHKVSSTHELSLNQELDRTERMVLQRAMTACSTTRQMARLLGTSQPTIVRKLKKHGFSLQ; encoded by the coding sequence ATGTCCATTCCAGCGCGATACCAGCACATCCTCGATAGCGTGAGCTACGCCGTGGTCACCATGGATCTCAATTGCCGGGTGACCTACCTGAACGAGCGGGCCAAAGTTTTTCTCAAAGGCCGCGGCCGTGACCATTATCGGGTGGGCATAGAGGCGGAGGCTATCCTCCCTCTGGCGGCGCCCCAGGCCAGAAAGGCGATGCAGACCGAGGAGTTCCAGCGCGGTGACGGGCGCATTGTGGACAGGGGCGACGAGCTGTTTTTCGAGATCACTCCCCTCATGGCCGACGGCGTGATGGCCGGCGCCGTGGTCAGTCTGCAACGACCCGAACGATTCGAGGAGCTGGCAACCAAACTCGATTCCCACCGGCGGCTTGTCAAGCAGCTCCAGACCATTTTCGACGCATCCAGCGACGGCATATGGGTGTGCGACGGCGACGGCACCGTCATCAGCATCAACCGAGCCTCGGAGCAGATCAACGGCATCCGCGCGGAATCGGTGATCGGCCGCAACGTGGACACCATCGTGCACAGCGGCATGGTGGACCGCTCAGTGACCCTGGAGGTGCTGCGCTGCAAGGAGCAGGTCTCCATCATGCAGCATATCAAGCGCACGGACAAAGAACTGCTGGTCACGGGAACCCCCGCCTTCGACGAAAAGGGCGCGATAAACCTCGTGGTGGTCAACGAACGCGATGTGACCGATCTCAACCGGTTGAAGTCCAACCTGGAGAATATGACGCGGGCCAAGGAGAAGGCCCAGGACGAGCTCACGGGATTCATGATGCTGGAGCTGGAGCAGGCCGGCATCGTGGCCGAAAGCAAGGCCATGCGCAAACTCCTGACCACTGCCGTGAAGCTTGCGCAACTGGACGCTTCCGGCATCCTCCTGCTGGGCGAGTCAGGCACTGGCAAGAGCCTGGCCGCCAAGTTCATTCACAAGAACAGCCCACGCCGGGACAAGCCATTCCTCAGCATCAACTGCGCCGCTCTGCCGGAGTCGTTGTTCGAGGCTGAACTGTTCGGACACGAGAAGGGCGCTTTTACCGGCGCGGCGGAGCGCGGCAAAATAGGCTTGATCGGCCTGGCCGGCGAGGGCACGCTGTTTCTGGACGAAGTAGGCGAGCTGCCCCTGGCCGTGCAGGCAAAGTTGCTCAAATGCCTGGATGAGAAAGAGTACCTGCCCGTGGGCGGACGCACGTACAAAAAAATGCAGTGCTCCATCATCGCAGCCACCAACCGCGATCTGGAGCTCATGGTTCAGAAGCGTCGGTTCCGTGAAGACCTATTTTATCGTCTCAATACCTTCGCACTCTCCATCCCGCCCCTGCGCGAACGGGTTGAAGACATCTTCGAACTCGCGAGCCACTACATCAAAGTCTACAACGAGAAGTACGGCCAGTCGAAACGTATCACGACCCGGACTCTGGACATCTTCCAGGCCTACGCCTTTCCGGGCAATGTCCGTGAGTTGGTCAACATCATCAAGAAAGGTGTTGCGCTACACGACGGTGAGGTGCTGGACGACTTTTTTGAAGACGCCCTGCACCCCCCGCACAAGGTGTCTTCAACGCACGAGTTGAGCCTGAATCAGGAACTGGACCGCACCGAGCGCATGGTGCTGCAACGCGCCATGACGGCGTGCAGCACGACCCGTCAGATGGCCCGGCTGCTGGGAACGAGCCAACCCACGATTGTGCGCAAGCTCAAGAAGCATGGGTTCAGCCTGCAGTAA
- the gabT gene encoding 4-aminobutyrate--2-oxoglutarate transaminase: MPQTNADLYERRTKAVAKGVSNLGPVFVERAEGAAIIDVEGREFIDFAGGIGVVNVGHCNEKVVNAIQEQSKKLLHSCFHIAMYEGYVALAEKLIELSPGDFEKRAALFNSGAEAVENAVKISRCATGKPGVVVFENGFHGRTLLTMTMTSKVKPYKFSFGPYAPEVYRMPSAYCYRCPLGKEYPSCECACADKLEDFFISHAAAENIACLVAEPVIGEGGFITPPPEYFPKLQKICNEHGILFTADEVQTGMGRTGTMFAMEHWGVTPDLCTVAKSMGGGMPISGVVGRADIMDAPHVGGLGGTYGGNPVSCAASLAAIDALQNDGLLDRAKSLGEELRGHFEALQKKYPIIGDIRGKGPMLALELVEDPETRTPAAAKAKALTSFCLDQGLILLSCGNYGNVIRTLMPLVITDEQLDRGLSILDEGFAAVCA; the protein is encoded by the coding sequence ATGCCCCAGACCAACGCAGACCTGTATGAAAGACGCACGAAAGCCGTCGCCAAAGGAGTGTCCAACCTTGGGCCCGTCTTTGTGGAGCGCGCCGAAGGCGCAGCCATCATCGATGTGGAAGGCCGGGAGTTCATCGACTTTGCCGGCGGTATCGGCGTCGTCAACGTAGGCCACTGCAACGAAAAGGTCGTCAACGCCATACAGGAGCAGTCCAAAAAGCTGCTTCATTCCTGTTTTCATATCGCCATGTACGAGGGGTACGTGGCTCTGGCCGAAAAGCTCATAGAACTTTCCCCTGGTGACTTCGAGAAACGCGCCGCGCTGTTCAACAGCGGCGCCGAGGCCGTGGAGAATGCGGTAAAGATCTCCCGCTGCGCCACGGGCAAGCCCGGCGTGGTCGTTTTCGAGAATGGTTTTCATGGCCGCACTCTGCTGACCATGACCATGACCAGCAAGGTCAAGCCGTACAAGTTCAGTTTCGGCCCCTACGCGCCGGAAGTCTACAGAATGCCGAGCGCGTACTGCTACCGCTGCCCGCTGGGCAAGGAGTATCCTTCCTGCGAATGCGCCTGCGCAGACAAGCTTGAGGATTTCTTCATCAGCCACGCCGCTGCCGAGAACATCGCCTGCCTGGTGGCCGAGCCTGTTATCGGCGAAGGCGGGTTCATCACGCCGCCGCCGGAATATTTCCCCAAGCTGCAGAAAATCTGCAACGAACACGGCATATTGTTCACTGCGGACGAAGTGCAGACGGGCATGGGCCGCACCGGAACCATGTTCGCCATGGAGCACTGGGGCGTCACTCCGGACCTCTGCACCGTGGCCAAAAGCATGGGGGGCGGCATGCCCATCTCCGGTGTCGTGGGCCGCGCGGATATCATGGATGCGCCACATGTCGGCGGTCTGGGCGGGACCTACGGCGGCAACCCCGTGAGCTGCGCCGCATCCCTGGCCGCCATCGACGCATTGCAGAACGACGGACTGCTGGACAGGGCCAAGAGCCTGGGCGAGGAACTGCGCGGCCACTTCGAAGCCTTGCAGAAAAAGTATCCCATCATTGGCGACATCCGCGGCAAAGGTCCCATGCTGGCTCTTGAGCTTGTGGAGGATCCGGAAACCAGGACCCCGGCAGCGGCCAAAGCAAAGGCGCTCACTTCCTTCTGCCTGGACCAGGGACTCATCCTGCTTTCCTGCGGCAACTACGGCAACGTGATCCGCACGCTCATGCCGCTGGTTATCACAGACGAACAACTGGATCGGGGCCTGAGCATCCTGGACGAAGGCTTCGCCGCCGTATGCGCCTGA
- a CDS encoding ABC transporter substrate-binding protein: MRKLTMIAAIFAMVFAIHAGIGVAHAEDVVKVGNILPLSGPSASVGQQGKQAREMAVEEINEAGGIKSLGGAKIKLLYADSKSDPNVGVTEAERFINTEKVHVITGAWNSGVTYPSSAVAERYGVPYIVPVSVRDTITERGFKYVFRIAAKDSWWTRDQFMFLDDMQEEFGEELKTVAFVYENGDWGTGFAAQWEELAKEHGYEVVLNEPYPSSATDLTPVVNKIRRARPDVLLLTSNAADAILLTNTLADYKVSPKVIIGSGGGHADPTFLSATGDNAKYVFDIVEWETDVNKPGAKEVNAKYKERYGANLTGEAVDAYVAMYVLADALERAGSLEPAAVRDALAATEYSEGPGMIVTYDSIKFDESGQNVNAALAVVQVNDIGNGLERITVWPQSARREGYSPVFPMPAK; encoded by the coding sequence ATGAGAAAACTGACAATGATCGCGGCGATTTTCGCAATGGTTTTCGCCATACACGCAGGCATAGGCGTCGCGCATGCCGAAGACGTGGTCAAGGTGGGCAACATCCTGCCGTTGTCCGGTCCTTCGGCGTCCGTGGGGCAGCAGGGCAAGCAGGCGCGTGAGATGGCCGTGGAAGAGATCAACGAAGCCGGCGGCATCAAGTCTCTGGGCGGCGCCAAAATCAAGCTCCTGTACGCCGACTCCAAGTCCGACCCCAATGTGGGCGTGACCGAGGCCGAGCGCTTTATCAACACGGAGAAGGTCCATGTGATAACCGGCGCCTGGAACTCGGGCGTCACCTATCCATCCAGCGCAGTGGCCGAGCGCTACGGCGTGCCCTACATCGTGCCCGTGTCCGTGCGCGACACCATCACGGAGCGCGGCTTCAAGTACGTCTTCCGCATCGCGGCCAAGGATTCCTGGTGGACACGCGACCAGTTCATGTTCCTGGATGATATGCAGGAGGAGTTCGGCGAAGAGCTCAAGACCGTGGCCTTCGTGTACGAAAACGGCGACTGGGGCACCGGCTTTGCCGCGCAGTGGGAAGAACTGGCCAAGGAGCATGGCTATGAGGTGGTGCTCAACGAGCCCTATCCTTCCTCGGCCACGGATCTTACTCCGGTGGTCAACAAGATCCGTCGCGCCCGCCCCGACGTGTTGCTGCTCACCTCCAATGCCGCCGACGCCATTCTGCTGACCAACACCCTGGCCGACTACAAGGTCAGCCCCAAGGTCATCATCGGTTCCGGCGGCGGCCATGCCGATCCCACCTTCCTCAGCGCCACGGGCGACAACGCCAAGTACGTCTTCGACATCGTGGAGTGGGAAACGGACGTGAACAAGCCCGGCGCCAAGGAAGTGAACGCCAAGTACAAAGAGCGCTACGGCGCCAACCTGACCGGCGAGGCCGTGGACGCCTATGTGGCCATGTACGTTCTGGCGGATGCGCTGGAGCGCGCCGGTTCCCTGGAGCCCGCGGCCGTCCGCGACGCCCTGGCAGCCACCGAGTACTCGGAAGGCCCCGGCATGATCGTGACCTACGATTCCATCAAGTTCGATGAATCCGGGCAGAACGTGAATGCGGCCCTGGCTGTCGTGCAGGTCAACGACATCGGCAACGGTCTGGAGCGCATCACAGTCTGGCCTCAGAGCGCGCGTCGGGAAGGCTACTCCCCGGTGTTCCCCATGCCCGCGAAGTAA